CAAAACCATTAACAATAGCTCATAGATGACGTTTTGCATCCCTCCAAAAATCTATAAATAGCTTACTGATTCACCATTTCAATTCACAACCAAAACCAACATCTTATTCCATTATCACCATTAGAAATTGTGAAGTTTTCTTACCTCATTCCTCTATTTTGGTCTTGAACCACCACCATCGCAGCCGCCACTTTTCTCGGCCTTCATTTACCACCACGACCACCTGCTGCCTCCATCATTCCCAGCCACCCGCACCCGCACCAAACCAGTCAACACCTCTTCCACCACCTCGCCTCACTGCTGGCTGCTTTAATCGACCACCACCGCCACAATCCCCACCCCTTTCCTTCGACCAAATCGGCCCGCAGTGCCGCACTCCCCTGCCTCTATCATCCTTTGCCTCTGCCGCACCACCCAGCCACAAAGACACCACACTCCGGCCACCTAACCTCGTCTTAGAACCATCTCCGCCCCAAACAACCCAGCGAACGGCCGCTGCGCCGACCAGACTTGACCGGAAACACCCCTCCCCTGTTTTCCCCTGTTTTACTCAACCACCCTCTTCCTCCTTCCTTTTTGTTCCGCCGCACCGcaatcaccatcaccatcaccggCGCGCTTTAGCGCCGCCGTGCCGCCCAGCCAGCCGCCGCCTGTCTCCCTTCTTCTCCCCTCCTCCTTCGTGCCCCCTCCCCTGCTGCTCGTGTTCTACAATTTCAGAAACAAAGTTTCTGAAATTGAAACTTTGTTTTATTCCTCCTTATTCAAGTTGGGCCAAATCAATTGGGCTTTGGGTAAGACAAAcatgaatttcagattttcaattccttaatattcatgttttaataaattttatgatataaattatttactaatgaattgttattattttcaggaaataaataaatttgattatcgagtttaagaaaaataaattaccGTACTAAATTTATCAAGgacaaaaattaaataataaacctACTAGCTTTATAAgtcaaaaatggaatttaaataataattttttatttttttttcgatttatgaaatatatatatatatatatatttcgatttaaatttcgtttaataatattttcgttaaattataaaattatactttttattaaaattcattataaaattcattatgatttataaaTATCGATTTGAGATTATTTAACGTTTCAATAACTAATTCATtgatttaatattctgaaagaatCGGACTTgaagctcaggacgaacgatccatcgaataggaagtataaactacggttgaggtaacatctattgctaacacccacaatccccttatgaaatgtgttttgatGAGATTATGAcatatgtttataatgatatgtttttattggattgtgggatatgaaatgtgtttataaAGTATGCTTTATGATGAttatattcaagcatgtttatgTATGATTTTATAAGAACGATGTCTATGAGTTAataataagatacgaaacatgataaatacaaGTGTAAACGGTTCTGgaagttagtggggttactatttctaggtcgtgcacgtaccgccgtaccgcgggacatccaacaagggagagtgctccttgaggattACCGCAAGttaaaagagaaactatttaggtacgggcgtatgtccaacaagggagagtgctccttgaggactatcgcaaggtgggagacgtcccgcaaggctaacttgtcagttaccaagtaaaaaggaggttttaagaaagataatgggaactatcaaagtttcaagttataaatgatgttttattgcatttatgaaaatgttttactatgttctattctccctgattgcaaagtaaataaaatgaattgaaatgagtttacgctgttagggtagcatgttactgggcctcggctcacgatgttgcttttgttttaggtacgaagaagatcgtgggatgccttagagtgaggatgcaaccatcaaattcacgatcgatgtttaataaagataactatgtctcACTAGTAATAATGGATGTATTATTTAAACTCTAAGTATTAAGTTAGATTTTAATATTTATCTTTAATCAATGTTAGGAATATTTATTAAAGTTCGTTTAGATTTCGGTGTAAATATTAAAGAATTAATCGAAGTGAAGTATAATTACAGTTACTCAACAGTAGTCAGTAAATTTAAAAAGggtatgtcgccttgtatttcccacgagggagatacggcagtgacgctccgactaaattagggtttccgctgctaattaaaggtaattaacctaattaatggtgtttaaaagtcggggcgttacattttaacacacaaataagtttatttcagtctAAATAAGCTTATAAACTTAGTGCATATGAGTTCAGATAAAgttagttaagttcagataatataagttcagacaaaataagtcgaatagaacggagcctaaaAACAAATTGATAATCTTTTATATAAGGTGTCGCTTCGGTGGCAGTTAGTCATTCAACTTCAAAGAAACAacagataaaaaaaataaaaataaaaagtggtATTCTCTTTGTGCAGAATAAAGTATTGTGTAAAGTGCAGGTTCTGCTTGACTTTTAAGTTTTATGTGTAATTTCGTTCAGAGTTTCGATCTCTAACCATGGCAAATGATGTAGTCAAGGAGTGAGAGAAGTTTTGTCTGACCGAGGAGGAAGAGATTGTAGTAGGAGGTGATTTTGAGGATGATAACGATGTGTATTCAAGAACCCAGGTTTCTTTATCACTTGTGGGAAAGCTTAGTACTCATAAGTCGTACAACGTCTAAGCGATGAAGAGAACGCTACTGTAATAGCTCACGCGTCATGAGCTGCTTGTCGGACCGAGCTTCGCGCCTAAGCCTAATTTCACTCAATTTAACATACtttgtcgtgctttttcaaaaaaaaaaggaggctAGGGCACATCCCAAGAGTTCATTAATGCTCGTACATGGCGTGTTGTTTTCATGTTGTGTTGTATCTTGCCTTAAACCGGCCCGCCCCCAATCCGACTCGACCAATGCCATATTTAATTGAAAGCTCTTCAATATTATCATACTTATCTTTCACCCCTTCTTTTTTCATAAGAAAAGTAAACCCAATATCGCAACGTAaagtatttttaaaattatttcggATCGGACTCCCTAAAACCatcctttaaaataaaacaaaaaaataaacactCGGACCCTTTTCCTTTGTGAAAACCGAAAGGGAGTTTCCTCCTATTAAAACGCAATCCATTGGCCGTGAAATCCTCAATTCACCAATTTTAATATTTCCCAAATTACCCTCcatctctccctttctctctcctcttcaaacgcaatccattgttttaagatgATAAACAAAATATAAGAGGGTCTACCAATCATAGCAAACCTTataatttacaaaaataaaaaggcaCGATCATTATATTAGGAATTTAGGATTATATATTGAGATGTGAGTCAAAGGAATTTAAGATTAAGACATATATCCCCACCTAATTAATACAATTATGCTTTTATTGATGAATCCAAGAAATAATTAAGGTGGAGTGATAGTGTGAATGAGATATTACATCAGTTTTGTAGGCTCTGTTTTGTTCGactaaataagttcaaataagttcagttaagatcAGATAAGTCCAGTTAAgctcaaataatataagtttagaaaaaataagtttatttcaattatttttgcacacaaataagtttatttcagataaaataagttcggataagctcaaataatacaagttcagaCAAAACAAGTTGAATAGAACGGAACCTTAATGTTTTACTCACTAGCTACTTCGTATTTTTCGCGATTTTAATGtgaaattttgaaaagtttgatttttttaaagTGTAAGTTAtgaaaaatttaacaaaatttcacatgatagtattattttattatatttaagtAACAAAATGCAGTTaaagtttgtttgttttgattATGGATAACCAGTACTTCAGTACGGAGTAAAAATGAATGGGGCATAAATTTCAATAATGTAGAGGTTTTTTTTAACTGAAATAAAGTAGATTAAAAGTCATTAAACTCATATATGTTCATATGAATGAATTATAATAAAGTTCTATAagttacaataaatttatttatactttacTAAGTatataaattcaattcaaataaGTCTagatttcttcaatgaaaagaACCGCATAACAAATAGTGTGTGAAAATCGGTTTAAGGGTGAtaaaaatttcaataaagttaAGACATCAATTATTGTTACTTTGTTAGATATCCGACCCACATGGTCCACACCCATATTCCCGTCAATTCATTACATCCGTCCAAATATCTACATGTgcaaattttatgtttaaaatttctcTTTTAAGGGTAAAAGTGGAATAGAAAAAAGGGCCTTTACTCACTTTTTTGGTTTGGAGATTTACTCCAAATTAGATTGGCACtccatattaaaaaaaaaataacaaaaaatattaAGGATGGCACTGGATCGACCGGGTTAAGGCACGATACGGTCTAACACGGGAAAAAAACATGGCGCTGCCACGAGTCATAGTTCGGTACAAGCATGAAATTATGCGCGGGTCCGATATTTACTCTTTTTGGTAAAACACGATAAGCCATGACAAGACACAACGTGTCACATTTAACTGAATGAAATTAGGATTAAATACGAAGTCTAGTCCCAACCTTTTGAAAGTTTCAGCCTAACCCATCCCGCGACGAAATAAGGGGGTCGGACACGCTCATGCACGAGGCACGTGGGCTCGGCATGGAACACTCCCTGACCCAACTCACAACCATCTTTACCTTTGTACTTTGTAGTTTGCACATAAGACTTGAGTCTCGGGGGCTAATTTGTCACATACACTAACGTGTAGAATTTAAGTGTTGTACTTTTATTGATCATAGAGACACAACTGCAATTAGGAGGAGGAAGAAAGGGAGAATACCGTGTTTTGTCCCACACGAAATTTCCACTTGTTTAGACAGTTAGTCGATAAGAGATTGttaattagtaattactttACTGGAGTAAAAGTACTATAAACGCAACTGAATTGCTCAGGTTGAAACAAATTCATTTGAAGAATTCTCCAGCTTAACCAATTCAAATTGAATAACTTTTATTAATAAAACAATTTAGTTCCAGATATACTTCATATGTTGAGTCACATCAAATCTATTTCGGATTAGTATTATATTCATCACATTTCGTGTACGATTCAAACAACATCAAAGAAGACTGTGGGTTGGACCGGGCTGAGCTTCGGGCCGAGCCCATGACACACGGGCCTAACGGGTCCACAATGTCGGGTCGGggtgaaaatttcaaaatagggCCCATACCAACGGGCTTTCGTGTCGGGTTGTCGTGCCTAAGATTAAATTTAGCCTACTTTGTCGTGCAGAATCGAGTCGTATCGTACCATGACTTGCATTATCGTGCTTTTTCTAAAAATAGCGGCATTGACCCAGCCCAAGCGCACAACTTCGTGCTCTACCGGACCGGTTTATTGAACCCGCCCCATAACTATGCAGACGGACTACCTGAAATCATCAGTTCGAACTTCAAAGAAAGAGTCCGTGTGAAAGGATCTTTTCTCCTATTAAAACGCAATCCATTGGCCGTGAAATCCTCATTCCACCAAACTGAATATTTTCCCAAATTACCCTTTATCTCtctatctctttctctctcctcttcaaacGCTATACATTTCCCTTTCAATcatccatcatcatcatcttcaacctttctctctcctacttcgtcttcttcctcttcttcttcctcatcatcaAGCAAATCCTGCAAAAATGAGCTACAGAAAGTACGAAATCATCGAACATTCATCTCCTTGCTTCATCACTGAAACCTCCATTTTCCCACCAAAATCCCTCTCCTTAAACCCCTTCTTCCCCCCTTCACTCATCTGCGACGATGAACCCACCTTCTCCCCTTTCGATCTGGTCCAGATCGAGTCATCATTCCCGCTCTGCACCACCTACAAGCGAGTCGTACGCCGAGTCGACCCGGTTGAATCCTACCTGAAGGTGATCTCCGAGCGAGTGAGCTCACTCGAGTCGAAGTTCGACAAGCTGCTGCTGtcaaaggagaaggagaagaaggCGAAACAGCAACAGGAGCAGAAGATGCGACAGGTGGACAGGAAGTACTCGTTTACGGCGGAGATTAAAGGGGAGGTGGAGAAGAAGTACAAATGGACGGCGGAGATTGAAGGGGATGATGACAAAAAGGGGAAGAAAGGTGAGAGGAAGTACCAGTGGATGACTGAGGTTAAGgggaaggaagatgagaagaggaTTTACACGTGGAAGGCTACCATTGGTGGtgataagaagaagaagattgagagcgggaagaagaaggagaagggTTCCTCTGCTGCGCGGATTGTTGAGATCGAAGAAACCTCTGATCATAGAGCTGTGGTTATGCGTCAGGTATATCCCTTCTCTTTGCTGttttatgttaattttgtttGGTTTATTGTTAATCGTGTTTGCCTAGTGTTAATCGTGTTTGTTTAGCGttaattttgttgtttttgtgTTAATTCTGTTTGTCATTGGTTTGATAGAAGCAATGTGAATATGTGATTGATTTGGTGGTAATAATGGTGTTTGAAAGCATGAACATCCCTTATTTTTTGCTGTTTTGTGTTAATGTTGTTGGTTTAGTGTTAATTGTGTGTGCTTAGTGTTAATCATGTTTGTTTAGCGTTAATTATGTTGTTTTTGTGTTAATCATGTTTGTCATTGGTTTGATAGAAGCAATGTGATTGATTTGGTGGTAAGAATTTGGTGAATAATGGTGTTTGAAAGCATGGACATCCCTTATTTTTTTGCTGTTTTGTGTTAATTTTGCTTGGTTTAGTGTTAATTGTGTTTGTTTAGTGTTAACTTTGTTGGTTTAGTGTTAATCTTGTTTATGATTGGTGTGCTTGAAGCAATGTGATTGATTTGGTGATAAGGTTTTACTGAATAATGGTGTTTGAAAGCAATGACCATGGATATCCCTTCTTTTTTGCTGTTTTGTGTTAATTTTGCTTGGTTTTGTGATAGTTTTGGTTGTTTAGTGTTAATTTTGTTTGTGACTTGTTTGTTTGAAGCAATGTGATTGATTTGGTGGTAAGAATTCAGTGAATAATAGTGTTGGGTAAACGTACAGTGAGTTCTTACGGCATATGGGATAGCTTTTGTTGCGACTATTATGAGATTTGGGGTGACTCGGCCGTCTTATATCGATATACCTGGTTTTATGGTGATCCCTGAGTTTGAAAGCAAATGACAACGGGCCAATTTGTATGGAGTCGTGGGTGAGAATTGTGAGATGCTGAGGTTCCGATTTTACTTGGTGTACTGACCACTTGAACTGGTTTCTTTGGGTTTTTGAATATCTTGTGAGCTGATGTTATTTGCAGACTGCATGCTGAAAAAATGATTGATCAGTTGGATATGGTAGTCCTAGAAGATTGGGAGGGATTTAATCGGTTCGGTACTGATAGTGGTTACTTTTTGGCAACTGAGAGCTGTCTCAAATTATTGATCTTAATTCTTAGCTTTATCTCTAACTGTATCTAAGTTTGTCAAGCACTCAGAGCAGTCTAGTTCAGCTGACATTGTTAATGATGAGATCTGAATTATGGGAAATTAGTGGAGAAGAGAACTTTGTTCCTTGTCTAGGTGGCTTCTAGGAAGAAATGAAATGCTGAAATATGGAAATGGGAGAGTTATAAACAGTGCACGGGTTAGGTTTGAGCCGTTTGACGGAATGTATCTTCTCCTTTTTAACAGTCCGTGTTGAATGATGTTTAGGCCATTTGGTCAGTTTAAAGCTTTGTTGCAATACTTCCCTACTAATTATCTATAGATTGTGAAAGTTTTGAATGATGTGCAAAAAACTTTGAAGTCGATATAGTGTTTTCTCTGTTTCTGTATGCTGATACATTTCCTGATGTTTGTTCAACAAGCTTGTAAGTGTAAGTTACTCTGTTTTCTTACAATCAGTGCTGGTTTTATTTGAGCTTGAGTTGTCACACCTTGGAGTATTTGCATATTTGGTACATGTTTTACTACTACGGTAACACAGAATTACGGGTCAATGAAATCTCAGAGAAGTAACCCTGTGGCTGTACCGCTGTAGATCCTACATTGCTGTAGATTTCTGAAATTTTGTACGGCCCATATGCTTCTTACTTTCTTAGTATGTTTTTGGTTTATACCGTGTCTCTGCTTATTCAAGGGATCTCTCATATCATATGGAGCATACTAGATTAAGATTCCTGGGTGTAACTGTTTACTCGTTGCTAGTCCCGTACTCCCGTGTGCAATTttgcttcccccccccccccccccccccccccccccgaaaATCCTGGACCTCTCCCCCTTGAATATGTTGCTATGTTCTTTTGATTAGAATATGGTCATAGCAAACAAATTTATCTTAACCTTTTGTTGTATTGGTGCCATACAGGCTTTTGCCAAAAGATCTACCAATGATAAAGGAAAAAGGAAGGAACTATCACCCTATGATGCAGCAGCTTTGATCCAGTGGACCTTCAGGGCTTACCTTATTCGCAGATCTAAGGCCCTACGTGCCCTTCGAGAGCTTGCCGTTGCAAAAACTAAGTTGAAGGAACTCAGGGCATTGTTCCATAACTTCTCCTACCGTAGCCGCGTTTCCCGTGATGCTGAGGAGCGTCAGAAGTTCTCAGAGAAAATCATCGTTCTGCTCCTCACTGTGGATGCTATTGAGGTGAGAACTTGTTTTCACGGGCATAATCTGCCTTTTAGCTTATGTGAATCTGCCTTCTATATGGCTGATAAGTTCGTCAATTCTGAATATCTAACTGAAAGTGAAACCAATCAAAAATTTGAGCTTTGAAGGTGATTATATACCCAGAAACTGATATTCAGGTTGTAAAACAGACAAAGTTTTTAAACCAATTCGATACTAATTGAAAATATTAGGCTTCTATAACAATTTTGTGCCCGAATCCAAAATGTTAGTCTCCAGAATGATGAACTAATCCAATTTACAGGTCTACCTTACATATTATCTACTTAGCTCCTGCCTGGATTGTATGGATTAAGAGGGGAATAAGTTAGGGAGGAAAAACTATGGTGTTTTTAAAGGTTTTGATTGAATGTGATAATTTCGTGGGTTAATTAGTTCCCCTAAAAACAAGGGTAAAAATCACCCACCCACCCATATTCCCCCATGAAAATTttactcttcttcttcctcatttctcatccatgcctttctctttcctctgaAACTTCCTTCTCTTCTCATCTTATTTTCTGTTACTTTCCCTTCTCTTCTATTCCAAACAATTCTCTATCTCCTGCATTCATTTTCATTTTGTGGGATTGACAAAACAACCGGCACGCTAAATTGCTAACTCGAATTCAGCCCAATTTGGTGTTGTCTGCTGCAAGATATCAAGAAATGTTCttcttttaatttaattgagTTATCCAGAAACTGATATTCAGGTAGAAAAACAGATTAAGTTAACCAATTTGATATCAATCTGAACATGTTAAGCTTCTATAACAATTTCATGTCGATCCCCCAAATGCTGAACTAATCCAATTTACAGGTCTACGTTACATATTATGATCTACTTAAATTTAGTAAAGTGGTAAATAAATCTCGTAATTTTGCAATTTGATAATCAGGGAGTTGATCTGATGGTGAGAGCTGCAAAGAGATCAATGGTGGATGAACTGGAGGCAATGCTCGAGGTGGTGGAACCCCAACCTCAACCTGATGGTAGATCTCTCTCCATGAGGCGAAGGACCTTCGACATGCCTAGTGGGACCATCCAAAAGGAAATCGCCGAAGGTGTTGCACAGGTCGTTCAAATGCTTGATGAAGAAAACGGAACCTTTGAAGCATGCGTATAAAGAAAGAACTTGGCTAAACTCGGTTAAAAACGTGGTTATTACATATTCAGCTATGTTGTTGTATGTTTTGTTAATTTAGGAAGGGTTAGAGTTTGCAGTCTAAAACACATTTTGTGAGTTAATCGGCTCGAGTTTCTAGGTTTAGTTTAGTAGTAATGTATTACCAGGAGGATTGTTTCTActgctttgattttttttccttcttgtTTTGAGATGCTTTTGAATGTTATGTGATCTGGGTTtgttcaaagtgttgggttatGCAATGAAGGAGATAATGAGCAGAACCCGACCCGGGTGTGATTTGGGTCAATTTGTTATACTTGAATCCAAATTTGACTCGACCCTCGAGTTTTTCGGGTTGAGGTCTACCGGTTATTTATGCAAATTTTCCGTAACAGATTTTACAGGTTGGGATGCTTAGGGTGTGTTCTCTTCTACTTATAAGACATGAACTAATTTGAACTAATTTGAACGATGGGTATACTAAGACAACTAAAGTTGTGTTTCCAAGCGGGTATGCAAAGtataacaaacaaacaaacaaaacgcTAAATTGAAGAACCAAATATGCATTGCCAAGCAGGTATAAAAATTAACAAGCAATGGAATTAATCGTTCACTTACTTTAAACAACGAAGATTATATTATCAGGCGGGTATACAGAGTATAAAGAAACAAACGATGGGTATACAGAGTATAAAGAAACAAACGATGGGTATACTAAGACAACTAAAGTTGTATTTCCAAACGGGTATGCAAAGTATAACAAAAGAACGAACAAAACACTAAATTGAAGCACCAAATTTGGATTGACAAACGGGTATAGAAACTAACAAGCAATTGAATCATCTTTCACTTACTTTAAACAACGAAGGTTATATTATCAAGTGGTATACAAAGTATAAAGAAACAAACAATGGGTATACTAAGACAACTAAAGTTGTATTCTCAAGCGGGTATGCAAAGTATAACAAACAAACGAACACAACACTAAATTGAAGCACCAAATTTGCATTGCCAAGCGGGTATAGAAACTAaaaagcaattgaatcaatctCTCACTTACTTTAAACAACGAAGGTATAAAGAAACAAACGATGGGTATAATAAGCAGGTATGCAGAGTATAAAGAAACAAACGACGGGTATAATAACACAACTAAAGTTGTATTTCCAAGCGGGTATGCAAAGTATAACAAAAAAACGAACAAAAACACTAAATTGAAGCACCAAATTTGCATTTCCAAGCGGGTATAGTAACCAACGAGTAACAAGTAATTGAATCAATATTTGACCTACTTTAAACA
This genomic stretch from Spinacia oleracea cultivar Varoflay chromosome 3, BTI_SOV_V1, whole genome shotgun sequence harbors:
- the LOC110782372 gene encoding BAG family molecular chaperone regulator 7; the encoded protein is MSYRKYEIIEHSSPCFITETSIFPPKSLSLNPFFPPSLICDDEPTFSPFDLVQIESSFPLCTTYKRVVRRVDPVESYLKVISERVSSLESKFDKLLLSKEKEKKAKQQQEQKMRQVDRKYSFTAEIKGEVEKKYKWTAEIEGDDDKKGKKGERKYQWMTEVKGKEDEKRIYTWKATIGGDKKKKIESGKKKEKGSSAARIVEIEETSDHRAVVMRQAFAKRSTNDKGKRKELSPYDAAALIQWTFRAYLIRRSKALRALRELAVAKTKLKELRALFHNFSYRSRVSRDAEERQKFSEKIIVLLLTVDAIEGVDLMVRAAKRSMVDELEAMLEVVEPQPQPDGRSLSMRRRTFDMPSGTIQKEIAEGVAQVVQMLDEENGTFEACV